Genomic DNA from Mobula birostris isolate sMobBir1 chromosome 18, sMobBir1.hap1, whole genome shotgun sequence:
gcacatttggaaagcagtgaaatcattggacaaagtcagcatggatttgtgaaaggaaaatcaggtCTGACGAATCttgtagaattttttgaggatataactagtagagtggataggggagaaccagtggatatggtatatttggattttcaaaaggcttttgacaaggtcccacacaggagattagtgtgcaaacttaaagcacacagtattggggttatggtattgatgtggatagagaattggttagcagacagaaagcaaagattgggaataaacgggaccttttcaaaatggcaggcagtgaccagtggggtaccacaaggctcagtgctgggaccccagttgtttacaataaatattaatgatttagatgagggaattaaatgcagcatctccaagtttgcggatgacacgaagctgggaggcagtgttagctgtgagaggatgctaagaggatgcagggcgacttggataggttaggtgagcgggcaaattcatggcagatgcaatttaatgtggataaatgtgaggttatccactttggtggcaagaacaggaaaacagattatcatctgaatggtggccgattaggaaaaggggagctgcaacgagacttgggcgtcattgtacaccagtcattgaaagtgggcatgcaggtacagcaggcggtgaaaaaggtgaatggtatgttggcattcatagcaagagaattcgagtataggagcagggaggttctactgcagttgtacaagaccttggtgaggccacacctggagtattgtgtgcagttttggtcccctaatctgaggaaagacattcttgccatagagggagtacaaagaaggttcaccagattgactcctgggatggcaggactttaatatgaagaaagactggattgactaggcttacactcgctggaattcagaagattgaggggggatcttatggaaacatataaaattctaaagggattggacaggctagatgcaggaagattgttcccgatgttggggaagtccagaacgagggatcacagtttaaggataaaggggaagccttctaggaccgaaatgaggaaaaacttcttcacacagagtggtgaatctgtggaattctctgccacagaaaacagttcaggccagttcattggctatatttaagagggagttagatatggcccttgtggctaaagggatcgggggtatgaagagaaagcaggtacagggttctgagttggatgatcagccatgatcatactgaatggcggtgcaggctcgaagggccaaatggcctactcctgcacctatttcctatgtttctatgtttctagtactGGTTTCCCCAAGGACTTGATGCAAGTAATATACCCACATGACCATGACATACATTGCTCATACATTAGGTACATATCTTGCTATCAAAACTTAAAATTTAAATGTTGTACCtcccaaggtacaaaacacatgCAACGATGATATTGAATATTAGTACTGGGAATTCATGCAAAATCTGGTACACACACATCACAATAATCATGTAACTTGACTCATATCTAGTTTTCCAAAAGCATCAGCAACACAAGTGGCAATATTATTGCTACCTAGAGAATAAGGCTCATCACAATTTTTGTAACTTAAAACTACATTTTCAGTATAtgaaaaaaagtttttttttacattttacgTGAATGAGAGCAAATTTTACTCTGCATCTTAGACTTTCAAATACCAATTTGTGAATTCTGAAAGAGCAAATTTCTGTAACCTGAACGGCTGTAATGCAGAGGTCACCTGCACTTATTACTTGAAGTTAACATATATTAGGTTATCCATTCTTAACAGTCCTTAGTTACAAAAAAAACCTAATTCGTTTAATTATCAGCTTTaaccattaaaaaaaacttggaaCAAGTACTGCTTGAACCGTCAAGGAATGAGCAGTTATAGACTCCACTGATTTATCTTAGCAGGCACACTTCACATCATTCCAATAACAGGTtatttcaacaccatcatacacTGAGACTCAGTAACATTCCTATGCCTTTCTAAATAAAGTTATGACCCTTATTATTGAATTAAATTTCCTGACTAAAATGCAAAGTATTGAAAAGTAAATGAAAACAACATACTTGCAAAACTCTTTGCTACAAGTTTAAAGGTTGTCCTGGCTGCATAAAGTCCTTAATTTAAAGATGAATCAAATTTTGAACAGTGGTAGAAAGCGAAAGCACATTTTGCATAGGtgtcaaataaaaaaaaagttaattctTTCAACATAGCATTTAACTTTTAATTACCAATGAAAATATTAATATAAAAACTGCATGCATGCTTGTGTTAGTTATTCATTTACTGAAaagacatacagtatatacaccATTTAATAGTAATAGCTTACATACCAGAGAATCCAGTATCCATCCATTCTGTGCCTGTATGTGTTGAAATTAGAACTTCCTCTAATCCTTCTGAAGACATGGCCTCATTAGGAATGTAAAGATCATCAGGAATTTCTGTGGAAATAGAATTATCGCTATCCAAAATTTCAATTGACTCAGTACCAGAATTAGCTAACTGTTCGCTATTATTAATTATATCACTGTTGGAATACATTGAGATCATTCCTTCTGGGTCATCAATATCTTTTGCAGAAGATGGTTGAAGTTCTTCAGTAGCTCCAAGATCAGCTTTCTCACCTATAGCATTACTGTTTAATGTGTTATCAGCAATGTATTCAATATTTACATTTACATTATTTGAGTTATTTTCAACAATAGTTGGAATTCCATCTGTTTCTTTTATGGTGTCAGATACTGAATTTATATTGCTTCCTGTTCCTGAAGCAGTCAACCTATTACATTTAGTTAATGAAGACTGAGTCATTTTAGAAGCAGAAGTAGCAGTATAAAATGAAGATGTGAGGCAGGTCGGAAGCTGAGACTTTTTCAAAGCAGATGATGGTACTTTTAAGCATGGTCTACTGGAAGCGCTTTTACTAAGTGATTCACTGGTGCTTGGGCTATCTGTACCCCTTGCACTGCCATAGCGATAAGTGTTTGATTTCAAGGGAAGACTTATCCTCATTTGCTGCTTCAGACAAGGTCTAGAAACATCTGCAGCCTTTGAAAAGGACAAAGATCTTGGTATTACATCAGAACTACAGGAGTTACTTTGTGTGGAATATGAAAAGCTCTGTGACCTAACAATGTTCTCTTCCAATAAGTTCTTCAAGCTTTCTGTAGATTGGTTAAGACTTCCTTTTGAACTGCTTGATGCAGAGAAACTCTCTTCTTGATCAGACATCTTTAAAGCTGTCTTACGAAACTGACCAAATGACTGGGACCTTGAAATATGAGATGTTGTGAATGACTTTCCCTGTAATTTACCATGGTTTCCTTTCGAGGAATGAGTTGAGCTAGTGACAagcattttattttcttttacacAAGGTACAAATTGATGCTTCTTTTGATGGCTGGATGCTGCAGTAGATTTAGTCTTAAAACCCAAGTCTGCGTGATCTTTGATAAGAGGAACTTTAGAATAAAAATTTCTCTCAACTTTAGCATGTGCTTCATTCATAACAGAACAAGACAAGGAACTAACTGGGTCCTTTGCTCTTTGTCCACCACCTTTAGTTTTACCAGACTTCTTCCAGTTGAAAGAAAAGGCACCTGAACGACCAGTTCCATTCTGCTTGGTATCAAAGTTTGAACTGCTGGAAGCACTGACACTGCGAACACAGGCTCCATTTGATTCAGGTTGAAGAAGAATCTCACTTAATTTAGATGTTCCACCGCCAAACTTAGGCAATCTCGAAACAGAGGCAGATTTGCTCGGTGTTTTTCCTTCCATTAGCTGGCAGACACTTCCGGTTCACAGTTCTTGCAATCTACAAAGCAAACAAATTGAATAAATTCAATAATACATTTTAAACACATCTCCTTCACCCCATCAGAGAATAACATTCCACAATTAAACCCAGTTTTCCTAATAATGATTACACTAACTGCTAGTTTTGTGAAACATAATTCTGTCCCACGTGTTAAAAACACAAATGAAAAAATACATAATCTATTATAAAATATTTTTGCAGTTCATAGTACTCCAATTGAACTTTTTAGTTCCAGTTACTTTAACTTATACAAGAATCACATGTATTGCAAACTCGAAATTCACTGTGGTAATGAtgtaaaccaggggtccccaacccttttttgcactgcagaccggtttaatattgacaatattcttgcggaccgcccgaccggggggggggggcggtgggtagggttgccaacaaacaagagtagcagtcaaatacgttgtttacccagaagactacaatgaccatgaagccttgcacatgCGCATCGTAACCTGCCGattccacccgccccccccccccccccagcaaatcctttttggcgattcggttcgtgggggtgggtgttaatcactaccggaatataggtgatcagttggtaatacactcaattttgtttctaaaagggtttatctaacgaattgaatattaaacatacagcgcatattttcctcgcatggatataatgataagtctattatcaggggagcttgaagtgttgaacgaacttccagtagaaatggcagaagcaggttcgatatgatcatttaaagaaaaattggataggtatatggacaggaaaggaatggagggttatgggctgagtgcaggtcggtgggactaggtgagagtagcgttcggcacggactagaagggctgagatggcctgtttccatgctgtaattgttatatggttatataggtcacttataagtcaatagcatcataacattttaagtaatatttggatattaaacgcacagcacatattttccccgtatgaatatataaaatcattgcaacacaccaatatcgctgaatcagtgggagccctgggcttgtttccctgcaacaacaccgtcctattgaggggtgatgggagacatcgatactcgaagggggttccttatgtccggtctattccgcagtttagttttcgttgcattcattgcagaaaactccgcttcgcagaaaaatgttggaaatgaaagcaacgttttcagtgctttcatggctatctcaggatatttagccttgactttgatccaaaatgccgacagagatgttatgtcaaacatacttttcagcccgtcgtcatttgcaagctcgaggagttgatcaccttcccgccctgacacagatgacgcgcgggtcatgacctctCATGCGTAATGactgatcagtggccgtgacagggaatgaggacaggtgcagctgaccaaatcatattgcttcctcgcggcccggtagcgcatgctctgcggcccggtggttggggaccgctgatgtaAACTTGAAGTACACAATATAACGATGTAAACTTGAAGTACATTCAAAAACTGAGATTAAAACAGATAATTGGAAATCTATCAATATGTACTCCTGAATATATAGAATCTTATTGACTTCAAAATACTTAAGGTTAACAACTACATAGATATTAAAATCAATTTGGTTTTACTTTGGTCAAGTGGTAGTAGAATCCATACATAATAAATCTAAATTTCTAAAAAGTTACCTAAATTTCTGTTCATACATTACCTTGACAACTTGTGTAGTCAGTCATATGTGACAATGTCAGTCTATATAAAATATGTGCATTACTTCAATTATTCTATGCAGTGAAGGCAGCTTCTTCACAAACAAATACCAAAGATGGCATCAACTACCATAAATGAGTAACAACAGAGGTGTCTTCAGTGTCTTGGGTGAATAGAATTAAGCTACAGTTACTCCCATCCGAAGTCAGAGATACGAATATACCTTATTAGACTTAACCACAAAAGATAGCCATTTCCAAAGTAAGAAGTATGACATACTAATAAAAAGAAACTTCAGGAGAAATTTGGATACACatggaatggaggggtatggaaggaGTACAGGTCCAGGTTGATGAGACTCAGCAAAGTAATAGTTCGACATGGACTAAGTTGGCAGAATAGCatgctttctgtgctgtaggactCTGTAAGGGCACAAAAAACAAAGCCAGCTGGACCTTCATGGTTCTGCATAACTCAATTCAGAGCAGCCCATGTTGAGGTTTTCGTAATTTTAAATGTTAAATTAATAATCTCCAGTGAAAACCAGAAGGAGAACTGCTCAAGACTTTATGCTGTTGAACAATAAAATTGTTTTGTTTTCAGGATGAAGCCACTAAGACCAAAGTTGCATTAATGTCCATCCAATGCTGTTCTGAGAAGTTCATAAATATAAACACAAATAAGTATAACTGCTCTTtcaacaaacgagaaaatctgcagatgctggaaatccaagcaacacacacaaaaagttggaggatctcagcaggtcaggcagcatcgatggaaacgagtacagtcgatgttttgggctaagaccctgcatctggactggagaaaagaagatgaggagtcaaTAGctagaagatggggggggggggggggagaagagggagaaacacaagctgataggtaaaaccgggggggggggggtgaaataaagagttaGGAAGTTGGTTGCTGAAAgaaatacagagctggagaaaggggaatctgatgagagaacagaaggccatggaagaaagaaaagggggtgcagcaccagaggaaggtgaagggCAGGCAAGGAGTGGGGAAAGaggatgggaatggtgaaggaagagAATTGGgggggccattaccagaagttcgagaaatctgtgttcatgccatcaagttggaggctatccaaacaaaataaaagatgctgctcttccaacctgagtgtagcctcaccaCCATAGCAGAAGAGGctatggattgacatgtcggaatgggaataggaagtggaattaaaatgggtggccacagggagagACCGTTATTTCTGGTGGTTGGAGTGTAGGTCCTTGGCGAAGCAGTTCCCCAATCTAtggcaggtctcaccaatatacaggaggccacaccgacaACACTGGATACAGTAACTGCTCTTTAAGCCTACTTTGTAGCTAGTGTCATGGATGACCTGATCTTTGCTTCAAATCCACTTTTGCCTGACCGCCTCCCCCATAAACCTTGAAACCACTAAAAATCAAGAATGTATCTATTTCAGCCTTGCTTGAATTCTATAACTCAAGAGTTCATAAGCCTTGAAATAAATTCCTAACATTTATGACCCATTATTTGTACAAAGATAATGAAAGCATGCTCCTAGTTCAAGATGTGTTTGCAAGGAAACATCTCAGCATTTACCCACCTAAGCAGATGCATAAACATTAAGTTGCATATGATAAAAATAtgaaatgaaacagaaaatgctgtagaTGAAAGGTTAGGGAGCATCTGTAGGGTTAATATTGCACGATAATGACCCTCAGAATGGAATCTGGATCaatatgcaaaatgctggaggaagtcagcagcatccatggaaggtaATGAGAGCTGATATTTTTGGATTAAAACTTCATCTGGACTAAGAGACAGAGGGAAACTAGCCAGCATAAAAAAATGAAAGATAGGGTGGAGCAAGAAGTAACAAGTGAAAGGTAGATCAAGGTGAAGAAGGGTGATAGACAGATGGAGGAAGGGACAGTAGAAATAGCAACAGATGCTGCAAAGCAATGAGGTGACAAAGAGCTACAGATGGTGGAATGTGATAGGGAAGGAAGGGGGTGTAATGAATCAACTACAGGAGGTAAGGAAGGCAATTGGGAACAGTCTTCACCAAAATGTAGGGGCTTTTTGCTGAGTATGTTTAAAGAAACTGATAAGATCAAGGGAAGTCAGATTAGTGCTGGCAGGTAGCACCTTGTTGAAATATTAGCTATGCTCCTTCCGAAGCATGGAATGGGTGAAACAGCAAGTTGCTGCTTCTATTTACCACAGGTAGTCCCCAGGTTACAAAAGAGCtctgttcctgagaactgttCATACCTGAATTGTTTCTAAATTGGAATGAACAATAATAATGTGTGGGACAGAATCACAAAAACAGTTGTAAGAAGAGAGCAAGGTGGTCTCACAGTAAGAGTGACTGAGACTGCTCAGCTTAAACCAGCCCTCGATTGTTACGTAGTGGAGTGGGGGAGATGAGGCTCAGAGAAATGCccctcttccatctggcagatgcCTGCAGCCTCACAGCAACAAGTAAATTCAACCCAGCAGTCTCCCACAAGCTCAATGGCAAGTGTGGAATGTTTGTTATCAGGCATACCTGACCTAAAGAGGATCTGCAGTATTTTCAAAGAATCCAAactcctaacgaagggtctcaacccaaaatatagactgtccatttcccttcatagattctgcctgacctgctgagtttctcaagcATTTTACATGTTGCTCCATGATGAGCATGTACTGTATGGTTTCTAGACTTAATTTACAGGAACAAGATAACTTGTGCCTTAACATCTTTTCTATGAGAGATACCTCCCAAAGCAGAACTCCTACAAGTCTGTATCTGTAGGCAGTTAGATTGAACACTAAAACTCAGATCACAAAAATCTTGGGGTACAACCCCATGGCACCCTGAAACTGACAACAAAAGTGGATAGGTTGGTAAATAAGTCAAATGGCATTTCTGTCTCTGTAGAAATGACTTGCCCCAACAACTTCCAAAACATTTTAACGAAGTTGTCAGTATTTTATTTGGAATACGTGGAGAGAGATTGCTAATTTTACCCCAAAAACTATAGCAAAATAAACTCTAGAGTAACTAACCCTCTACAGCACGCAGGGAGCATACCACTTAAAATCTGCCAGGATTTAATCATACCAATTTGTTGTGGCAAAAGCAAATTAATCGAATCTACATacactcatagaaacatagaaaacctacagcacaatacagacccttaaacccacaatgctgtgccgaatgtGTAATTACTTTGGAAATTACCTTAAGtcatccatagccctctatttttcaaagctccatgtacctatccaggagtctcttaaaaggccctatcatatctgccttcaccaccgttgctggcagcccattccacacactcaccactctctgcgtaaaaaaacttacccctaatatctcctctatacctacttccaagcacattaaaactgtgccctctcatgttagccattttagccctgggaaaaaggtgctgcctatccacacaatcaatgcctctcatcatcttatacacctcaatcaggtcacccctcatccaacgctgctccaaggagaaaagggtgagttcactcaaccagttctcataaggcatgctccccaatccaggcaacatccttgaaaatctcctctgcaccctttctacagttaccaccttcttcctgtagtgaggtgaccagaactgagcacagtactctaagtggggtctgatccGGGTTCTATATAtcagtaacattacctctcggctctgaaactgaatcccacggttgatgaaggctaatgcaccatatgccttctta
This window encodes:
- the ccser2a gene encoding serine-rich coiled-coil domain-containing protein 2 isoform X2, whose protein sequence is MEGKTPSKSASVSRLPKFGGGTSKLSEILLQPESNGACVRSVSASSSSNFDTKQNGTGRSGAFSFNWKKSGKTKGGGQRAKDPVSSLSCSVMNEAHAKVERNFYSKVPLIKDHADLGFKTKSTAASSHQKKHQFVPCVKENKMLVTSSTHSSKGNHGKLQGKSFTTSHISRSQSFGQFRKTALKMSDQEESFSASSSSKGSLNQSTESLKNLLEENIVRSQSFSYSTQSNSCSSDVIPRSLSFSKAADVSRPCLKQQMRISLPLKSNTYRYGSARGTDSPSTSESLSKSASSRPCLKVPSSALKKSQLPTCLTSSFYTATSASKMTQSSLTKCNRLTASGTGSNINSVSDTIKETDGIPTIVENNSNNVNVNIEYIADNTLNSNAIGEKADLGATEELQPSSAKDIDDPEGMISMYSNSDIINNSEQLANSGTESIEILDSDNSISTEIPDDLYIPNEAMSSEGLEEVLISTHTGTEWMDTGFSDHCKDLESSQTTASGNDLVSPDVNYAMGSSFELSPSSSSAGTYMWDEEGMEGLGTVQQCGSLESSEMNSLDILNNLESGDLDENDLMLDVDLPEDAPCKMEPCESMAHLERSERGNRNQGFWRKRYPRWRGQDHQGNNELQRSPVSQEFPVGHFDWPASASYYHPSTNHVRSSHPMTESTVMLDVLTLRHMVHDCTAVKTQILKLKRLLQQNGDGSSVNDLIAVVSPTQEQAEAINSTDKTNELLGEIQVLQEEMKKKDQIIEQLQQQLSTRCNCQKENTATKRPACSNVDKTTQTVTKGISAGPSAPSSSPLQATFHGSPGPVQQHRRQTSSTTAFQLHMQLQRSQHGKISKTNPYRGPQ